The Actinoplanes sp. N902-109 genomic interval GGCGGCAATGACGGGCTCGCCATCGAGACGCCGACGTGCGCGATCGCCATCACGTTCGCGCACGGGGCGACCGACTATGCGGCGTTGCGGCGCATCGCCGCGAGCCTCACCGTTGCCGACTGCACGGATCGCTCGACCTGGTCGCCGGCGAGGTGACGGACGGGGAGCCCGCGGGCTCCCCGTCACCGGGGGAGTCAGGCCGCGGACGGGCCGGTGTTGACGCGCGAGCGGACGACGTCCACGACGTGGGCGACCGCCTCGTCGAGGGCGACGCCGTTGCGCTGGGAGCCGTCGCGGTAGCGGAACGACACGGTGCCGCCGTTGACGTCGTCGTCGCCGGCGATCGCCATGAACGGGATCTTCTGCTGCTGGGCGGTGCGGATCTTCTTCTGCATCCGGTCGGTGGAGTAGTCGACCTCGGCGCGGATGCCTTCCTTGTGCAGCCGGTTGACGAACTCCTGGAGGTAGTCGGCGTGCTCGTCGCGGATCGGGATGCCGACCACCTGCACCGGGGCCAGCCAGGCCGGGAACGCGCCGGCGTAGTGCTCGACCAGCACGCCGAAGAAGCGCTCGATCGAGCCGAACTTCGCCGCGTGGATCATCACCGGTTCCTGCCGGGAGCCATCGGCCGCCTGGTACTCCAGGCCGAACCGGGCCGGCTGGTTGAAGTCGTACTGGATGGTCGACATCTGCCAGGTGCGGCCGATGGCGTCGCGGGCCTGCACGCTGATCTTCGGGCCGTAGAACGCCGCGCCGCCCGGGTCGTCGACGAGTTCCATGCCGGAGTCGCGGGCCACCTCGGCGAGCACGCTGGTGGCTTTCTCCCACTGCTCGTCCGTACCGATGAACTTGTCGCTCTTGGGGTCGCGGGTGGACAGCTCGAGGTAGAAGTCGTCCAGGCCGAAGTCGCGCAGCAGCGACAGCACGAAGTCGAGCAGGTGCTTGATCTCGGCCGGGGCGTCCTCGGCGGTGACGTACGAGTGCGAGTCGTCCTGGGTCAGCCCGCGCACCCGGGTCAGGCCGTGCACCACGCCGGACTTCTCGTAGCGGTAGACCGAGCCGAACTCGAACAGGCGCATCGGCAGCTCACGGTAGGACCGCCCGCGCGACCTGAAGATCAGGTTGTGCATCGGGCAGTTCATCGCCTTGAGGTAGTAGTCGCTCCCCTCCATGTGCATCGGGGGGAACATCGTGTCCTTGTAGTACGGCAGGTGACCCGAGGTGTGGAACAGGTTCTCCTTGCTGATGTGCGGGGTGCCGACGTACTGGAAGCCCTCCTCGATGTGGCGGGCCCGGACGTAGTCCTCCATCTCCCGCTTGACCGCACCGCCCTTGGGGTGGAACACCACCAGGCCGCTGCCGATCTCGTCGGGGAACGAGAACAGGTCCAGCTCGGTGCCGAGCTTGCGGTGGTCGCGGCGCTCGGCCTCGGCAAGCCGGTTCAGGTACGCCTTGAGCTCGTCGCGGCTCGGCCAGGCGGTGCCGTAGATCCGCTGCAACTGCGGGTTCTTCTCGCTGCCGCGCCAGTACGCCGCGGCCGAGCGCATCAGCTTGAACGCCGGGATGAGCCGGGTGCTGGGCAGGTGCGGGCCGCGGCACAGGTCGCCCCAGACGCGCTCGCCGTCCTTGGTCAGGTTGTCGTAGTGGGTCAGCTCGCCGGCCCCGACCGCCTTGGCCTCCTCGTCGACGTCACCCTTGATGTCGACCAGCTCCAGCTTGTACGGCTCGTGCTTCAGCTCGGCCTTGGCCTCGTCCAGCGACGCGTACTCGCGGCGGCGGAAGGTCTGCCCGGCCTTGACGATCTCCTGCATGCGCTTCTCGAGCCGGGTCAGGTCCTCGGGCTGGAACGGCTTCTCGACGTCGAAGTCGTAGTAGAACCCGTCCCGGATCGGCGGGCCGATGCCGAGCTTGGCCTCGGGGAACACGTCCTGCACCGCCTGGGCCAGCACGTGCGCGGTGGAGTGGCGCAGCACGTCGAGACCGTCCGGGGTGTCGATGCCGACCGGGGTCACCTCGGCGTCGCTGTCCGGCGTCCAGCTCAGGTCGCGCAGCCGGCCGTCCGTGTCCTTCACCACGACAACCGCCTTGGGGCCGTGCTGGGGCAGGCCCGCGGCGGCCACCGCGTCGGCCGCCGTCGTCCCCGCTGGGACAACTAGAACGTCGGACACGGCGAACTCCTTCAACTTTTGTGTGGGCAACTCTTGGGTGGGCAACTCTTGTGTGGGGGCAACTCTTGTGCTGGGGACGGCACCGATGCTAGTCGGTCACCCATTCCGGCAACGGCTCGCGGGCCGCCAGCCATTCCTTCGGGATGCCGTCGATGCCGGTGTACGCCGCGACGATCCCGCCCGCCATCGCCGCGGTGGTGTCCATGTCCCCGCCGGCGGCGATGCACGCCTGCACGGCCGCCGGGTAGTCGCCGAGGTGGTGGGTGGCGACCCAGAGCGCGAACGGCACCGAGTCCACGGCCGTCGACCGGGTGCCGTTGCCCAGCTCGTGCGCGGCCTCCTCGGCGGTCGCAATCCTCGTCGCGGCGCGTAACCCGTCGCGCACCACGCTCTGTGGCGTGTGCGCGAGCACCGCGCCGAGCAGGTCCACCGGCTGCCCGTCGAGCCGGGCGGCCGCCGCCACGGCCGCGGCGACGGTGACCGCCACTCCCCCGGCGATGCCCTCGGGATGGGCGTGGGTGACCTCGGCCGCGCGGGCGCCCTGCTCGGCGGCGTGCGCCGGCGAGTCGGCGTGCCAGGCCCCGAGCGGTGCGGCGCGCATGGCGGCGCCGTTGCCGGCCGACCCCTGTCCCTCGAACGCGGCCGCGGCGGCGATCGGCCACGGCGTGCCCCCGCGGAGCTGCCGGAGCATGACGACCGCGCCGGGCCCGTACCCGCGGTAGGGGTCGAAGTGCCGCCCGAGCAGCGCAGCGAACCGGTCGCGGTCGAAGTCGCCCGCCCCCAGGGTCGCGACGATGCAGCATGCCTCCTCGGTGTCGTCGGTCCACGGCCACGGCGGGTCCGGCGGCACGTCGAGGGACTGACCGGGGATGAAGAACTGCGCGCCCAGGGCGTCACCGACGGACAGCCCGGCGAGGCTGTCAGCGGCCAGCGCGGCCCGCGTACCGGGGAAAAGGGTGAAGGTCATGTAATCACTCACGGTAAGGAAGCGATGGCCCTGAATGACGGATTCGGTCTATCTTGCCAAGGGCAGTACCTTCTTCGCATGGCCACGGTGTTGCTCGTCGAGGACGACCACGTCGTGCGCGGTGCGATGCTCCGGTCGCTGGCCGACCGGGGACACGCCGTGCACGCCGTCGGGACGGCTCTCGACGCCCTGCGCCGCGTCGCTGCGGAGACCCCCGACCTGGTCGTGCTCGACCTCGGGCTGCCCGACCTGGACGGGTCCGACGCGCTGCGGATGCTGCGCGGCATCACCGACGTGCCGATCATCATCGCGACCGCCCGGGACGACGAGCAGACCGTGGTGCGGCTGCTCCGCGCCGGTGCGGACGACTACATGGTCAAGCCGTTCACCGGCGCCCACCTCGACGCGCGCATCACCACGGTGCTGCGCCGGGTCGGCCGGGCCAGCCGGATCGCCCAGCCCGCCGTGCACGAGGTCGGCGAGCTCCGGGTGGACGTCGGCGAACGCAGTGCCACGCTGGGCGATCAGCCGCTGGCCCTGACCCGCAAGGAGTTCGACCTGCTGGCCTACCTGGCCGCGCGCCCGGGCCGGGTGGTGTCACGGCGAGAGCTGTTGGAGGAGGTATGGCGACAGCCGTCAGTCGGCGAGGACCAGACGATCGACGTGCATCTGTACTGGCTGCGTCGGAAACTGGGCGAATCCGCGGCGAAGCCTCGCTACCTGCGCACCGTGCGGGGGGTCGGATTCCGGTTGGTGGCCCCGGACTGAGGGCCCGGCTGGCCTACGTCAGCGCCGCCACCACCGCGATCGCCGCCCTCGCGTTCCTCATCCCGCTCGGCTGGGAGCTGCGGTCCGACCACCGGGACACCGCCATGTCCGGCGCCGAGCAGCGCAGCGCCGCCGTCGCCGGGGCGGTCACCGCCGGGGCGGGCAAGAAGGGCGTCGAGGCCGCGATCAAGGCCGCCGGTGGTGACCTGCGACTGCACGCACCCGGCAAGACCGACAACAGCCGGGTGTCGGCCGAGGCCCTGACCCGGGCCGCCGACCGTGGCGAACCGGTGGAGATCAACGTCGACGGCGGCACCGTACGCCTGCAGCCGGTCACCGCCGCCGGCAAGACCTCGGTGGTCGAGGCGTTCGTCCCCACCGCGGAGCTGGGTGCGGACACCGCCCGCGACTGGTGGATCCTGCTCGGCATCATGGCCGGGCTGGTGATCGGCTCGGTGATCGTGGTCGACCGGCTGGCCCGCGGCGCGGTGGACTCGGTGCGCAACCTGGTGCAGGCGGCCATGGCCGTCGGCGGCGGTGACCTGGGCGTGCGCATCCAGCCGTCCGGGCCCCGCGAGCTGGCCGAGGCCGGCTACGCGTTCAACCGGATGGCCGACCGGCTCGTCACCTCCCGCACCAGCGAGCGCGAGCTGGTGGCCGACCTGTCGCACCGGCTGCGCACGCCGCTGACCGTGCTCCGGCTGGACGCCGAGGCCCTCGACCCGGACGACACCCAGATCATCGACCTGACCGCCGACGAGATCGACCGCCGCCGGGGCATCCGGCGGATCCGGCAGGCCATCGTCACCCTGGAGGGCGAGGTCGACCAGCTGATCAACACCACCCGCGCCGCGGTCGCCGCGCAGGTCGCCGAGGCCCCCGAGGAGGGGCTGTGCGACGTGGCCGAGGTGGTCCGCGACCGCATGGTGTTCTGGTCCGCGCTGGCCGGCGATCAGAACCGGCCGCACCGGGTGCTCGGCGCGCAGCTGCGCATCCCCGTCCGGGTGGCGCGCGCCGAACTGGCGGCGGCGCTGGACGCGGTGCTGGGCAACGTCTTCCGCTACACCCCGCAGGGCACCGCGTTCGAGGTGAGCCTGTCGCGCCGGGACGGCTGGGTGGCGCTGCGCATCGACGACGCCGGTCCCGGCATCCCCGACCCGGAGAAGGCGATGCAGCGCGGCCAGAGCGACCAGGGCTCGACCGGGCTCGGCCTGGACATCGCCCGGCGCGCGGCGCAGGCGGCCGGCGGCTCGGTGAGCCTGGCCCGGGCCGGCATGGGCGGCGCCAGCGTGGTGATGCTGCTCGCCGACGCGGACGCCCCGCCCAAGCAGGTCAACCGGTTCGGCCTGGTCGGCCGGCTCGCCCGGGAACGCGACGCGGCGAAAAGGAAGCGGACGGAAGAGGCTTGAGCGGGAATTCCACCGGACGGTACAACACTTGCTTAGATCTGCATTAAAGGCATTCCCCTGACGCATCGGGCCTGGCACTGTCACTGACGATCCCATCGGGGTTTCCCGGCCCGAAGCCCACGCAGGTCCCCACACCCAGGGCCGGCGAAACCCCTGCGCGGTGGGAGGTGGTCACCCCATAACCCCCTCCCACCGCGCACCCAGCACGAGGAGATGGTTTGTCCGCCCACCGACGGCTCGAGCTTCGTGGGGAAGCACCGAAGCCCGGCCGCCGACGCGCCACCACCCGACCGCACCGGATCGTCCCGCTGGCGCTCGGCGTCCTGCTGCTCGGCGTGGGCGGGGTCGTCGGACCGGGCATGGTGACCGGCAGCTTCACCTCCAGCTCCAAGAGCGACGAGCAGATTTCGTACGACACCCTGCCGGCCGACAACCGCAGCCAGGGCCTGGTCTACGACGGGCTGGCCGCGGGCACCGCCGGCTCGCTGTGCACCGGCACGTACGAACTGGACGACGAGATCTGCAGCTACGGTCCCGACCCGGCGCCCGCGGGCATGGCCGTGAGCCGGGATGCCGCCCCGGTCGCCGCCACGTCACCGGCCCCGGCCAACCCGCAGCGCGAGCAGCCCGACGTCCCCCCGGACGCCGAGATCGTGCGCGACGAGGGCGGGGTGGCGCTGAGGGCGGGGGCCCCGGCGCTGATCCCGGACGCCGCCCCGGGCGAGGGCGACTTCATCCTCGGCGCGCACGACGTGGCCTGCGAGGCCGACGGCCGCTCGGGCAAGCGCGTCCAGGTGCTGTACCTGCACGAGTTCGGCACGCCCAGCCGCTACAGCGACTACGTGGGCTCGATCCGGCAATGGGCCGCGGGCGTCGACGAGATCTTCGACCAGAGCGCGGCCGAGACCGGCGGCTCGCGGCACCTGCGCTACGTGACCACCCCGCAGTGCCGGGTCGACGTGGCCGAGGTGCAGGTGCCCGCGGGCGCGCTGGGCTCGTTCAAGCACAGCATCGACGCGCTGCAGAAACTCGGCTACAACCGCACCGACCGCAAATATCTGGTGTTCGCCGACAGCCACGTCTACTGCGGCATCGGCACGTACGTGGCCGACACCCGGCCCGGGCTGACCAACCGCAACAACGGCGGGCCGTCGTACGGGCGGATCGACGCGGGGTGCTGGAGCTCCGTGGTGGCCGCCCTGGAGACCACGCACATGCTGGGCGCGGTGCTGCACGGCTCGCCCAACTCCACCGGTGCGGGCCGCTGCACCGACGACTACGACCTGCTGTGCGGGCCGGACCGCTCGGGCAAGCCGGTGCGTCAGGTCTGCCCCAAGAAGCACGAGACCCGGCTCGACTGCGGCCACGACGACTACTTCAGCACCAACCCCGCGCCGGACAGCTACCTGGCCGATCACTGGAACGTCGCGCTGAGCGAGTTCCTGCTGCGCAGCGATGGCGGCGACGACCTGCCCGACGCGCCCGACGCGGTGCCGGGCCCCGAGCCCTCGCCGTCGACGTCCGGGTCCGCGCTCCCCAGTGGTCCCGCGATCATCTCCGGCGGGGGCGACGAACCGGGCCCGTCGGGCGGCGCGGCGCCGTCCGCCCCGCCGACCACCCCGGCCGCGGTGCCGGGGGTCCAGGCCGTCGTGGAGATCCGCGACCCCACCTCGACCTCCGTACGGCTGACGTGGAGCGCCGCGGCACCGGACGCCAAGTACACGATCGACGTCGACGGCGTCAGCGTGGCGACCACCGTGGCGACCCGGGCCCGGCTGGTCGGCCTGCGCCCGGACACCAAGTACGCGGTGACCATCCGAGCCGACCGGTTCAAGTACGCGGCCAAGGGGATCGCCCAGTCGGCGCCGTCGGCCCGCCCGGCGGCCAACACGTGGTTCGTCCTGACCAACTCGCTGACCGGCGACTCCGCCGACCTGTACGCGGCCCGCACGGCCACCGGCACCCCGGTCGCGCTGGCCGGCACCGACGGCGGCGCCCAGCAGCAGTGGAAGCTGGTGCCCGCCGGCTCGGACACCTTCGCCCTGCAGTCGAAGGCCACCGGCAAGTGCATCGTGCCGCTGGGCGGCAACCCGGTGGCCGGTGCCCCGCTGGTGCAAGGCGACTGCGCCACGAACGACAGCGGCCGGTGGCGGCTGTTCGCCACCGACTATGGCTTCGCGCTGCGCACCGACGTCGGCGGGCTGGCCGCCGGGGTGGGCGGCCAGCGCTTCGGCGAGTTGCGGCTGCTGGTCCTGCAACAACCCGGCCCACTGCGGCACCAGAGCTGGACCGCACTGCCCGGCTGAGTCAGTCCCGCAACGGGTCAGTCCCTCAACGGAAGGAAGCACCATGCTCGACACCGACGTCCGCCCGTTGCCCGAGGCCGACGAGGAGGAACCCCGCGGGTTCAACCGGCGCCGCCTGATCCGGGTGGTGACGATCCTGACCGTCGGCATCCTCGCCGTGCTGGCGATCTGGCAGGACCCGCTGTACGCCGGGTTCTGAGCTTCGGGGTCCTGCACCGCCGGCCTCCCGGCGCTGCCTCACGCGGCGCCGGCGGTGTAGTCGTCGATCTCGGCCAGCAGCTTGTCCTTGCCCGCCGGGGGCAGGAACGAGTGGCTGACCGCCGCCTTGGCCAGCCCGGCCACCCCGGCGGCGTCCAGCTGCAGCAGGTGCGCGGCGACCGCGTACTCCTCCTCCAGCGTGGTGCCGAACATCGGCGGGTCGTCCGAGTTGACCGTCACCGGCACCCCGGCCGCCACCAGCGTCGGCAACGGGTGCTCGGCGAGGACCGGCACCGCCCGGGTGCGCACGTTGGACGTCGGGCACACCTCGAGCGGGATCTGGTGCTCGGCCAGGTACGCCATCAGCTGCGGGTCCCGGGCCGCGCTGATGCCGTGCCCGATCCGCTCGGCGCCCAGGTCCCGCAGCGCGTCCCAGATGGTCTCCGGCCCGGTGGTCTCGCCGGCGTGCGGCGCGCTGTGCAGACCGGCCGCCCGCGCCTTGTCGAAGTACGGCTTGAACTGCGGCCGCGGCACCCCCACCTCGGGCCCGCCGAGCCCGAAGCTGAGCAGCCCGTCCGGCCGCTCGTCCAGCGCGATCCGCAACGTCTCCTCGGCGGCGGGCAGCCCGGCCTCCCCCGGGATGTCGAAACACCAGCGCAGGTCGATGCCGAAATCCCGGGCCGCGGCCGTCCGCGCGTCCTCGATCGCGGCGCAGAAGGCCGGCGCCGGAATCCCCCGCTTGACATGCGAGTACGGGGTGATCGTCAGCTCCGCGTAGCGGACCTGCTGGCGGGCCAGTTCCCGGGCGATCTCGTAGGTCAGCATCCGCACGTCCTCGTCGTCGCGGATCAGATCCACCACGGTGAGATAGACGTCGATGAAGTGCGCGAAGTCGGTGAACGCGAAGTAGTCGGCCAGCGCCGCCGGATCGCTCGGCACCGGCGACCGGCCCTCATGCCGCGCGGCCAGCTCGGCAACGATGCGCGGCGACGCGGAACCGACATGATGCACGTGCAACTCCGCCTTCGGCAGCCCGGCGATGAACGACGCCAGCTCGGTCACTGTCTCCCCCTAGCCACGACGAAGATGCGGCGGAACGGAAACGCCACATGCCCACTCCGGGCAGGGTAATCCGCGGCCAGCCGGGCCCCGAGCGCGGCCCGGAACGACGCCCACAGGGTATCGTCCAGCCGGGCCTTGACCGGCCGTAACGCGGTGCCCTCCAGCCATCGCAGCACCGGATGCTCAGCCCCGGTGTCGGGCAGCAGATGCAGATACGTCGTCTCCCACGCATCCACCTCGGCCCCGGCCGCGAGAAACAGCGCCGCATACTCCGCGGGCTCACTCACCGGAGCCTCCCGCAGAACCTCCCCCAGCATCCCGGCATACGGCTCCGACCGGCCGATCTCCCGCAACGCCCGATGCGACGGCGCCCCGAAATTGCCCGGCACCTGCATCGCGAACCAGGCCCCGTCCGGCAGGGCCCCGGCCCATTGCCGCAACAACTCCTGATGTCCCGGCACCCACTGCAAGGCGGCGTTCGTGACGACGACCCCGGTATCCGCCGTGGGCTCCCACCCGGCCAGATCCCCCACCCGGAACTCCACCGGTACGCCGAGAGCGCCGGCCTTCCCGATCATCTCCGGCGACGAGTCGATGCCGACAACCCGAGCCTGCGGCCACCGCTCCGCCAGCGTCGCCGTCAGCTCCCCCGGCCCGCACCCCAGATCAACCACGGTGCCGGGCGACCCGGCCCCGACCCGCCCCATCAGATCGAAGAACGGCCGGGCCCGCTCCGTACCGAACCGCTGGTACACCTTCGGGTCCCACATGGCGCCTCCTTGTCGGTCGTACTCCCGCTTCTCGCACGGCGACTCCAAACCGTACGTACGTTTTGGTTGGGGATCTTAGCCGGGGCGGGCGGGGACGGGTAGGCTTCGGGGGTGGAGAAGCGCAGGTTTGGCCGGTTAGGCCGGGATGTGGGAGTTATCGGTCTGGGCGCTTGGCAGCTCGGTGCCGACTGGGGTGAGGTCAGCGAGGCCGATGCTCATGCGACGCTGGCCGCCGCGGTTGACGCCGGGGTGACGTTCATCGACACCGCCGATGTGTACGGCGACGGGCGCAGCGAGCAGTTCGTCGGGTCCTTCATCAAGGGACGCCCGCAGCTCACGGTCGCCACCAAGATGGGCCGCCGGATGGCGCAGGAGCCCGGGAACTACACGCTCGACAACTTCCGGGCCTGGACGGATCGCTCCCGGGCCAACCTCGGGGTCGACACGCTCGACCTGGTCCAGCTGCACTGCCCGCCCACGCCGGTGTTCAGCTCCGACGTGGTGTACGACGCGCTGGACACGCTCGTCGAGGAGAAGCGCATCGCGGCGTACGGCGTCAGCGTGGAGAAGGTCGACGAGGCGCTGGCCGCCATCGCCCGGCCGGGCACGGCCAGCGTGCAGATCATCTTCAATGCTCTGCGCTTGAAGCCCCTGGAGCGGGTGCTGCCGGCGGCCCAGGAGGCCGGGGTCGGCATCATCGCGCGGGTGCCGCTGGCATCGGGTCTGCTGTCCGGGCGCTACGACGAGCACACGACGTTCGCGCCCGACGACCACCGCAACTACAACCGGCACGGCGAGGCGTTCGACGTCGGCGAGACCTTCTCCGGGGTGGACTACTCGACCGGCCTGGAGGCGGTACGCCGGTTGCGGTCGGCGGTGCCGCAGGACACCACGATGGCCCAGTTCGCCCTGCGCTGGATCCTCGACCACCCCGCCGTCACCGTGGTGATCCCCGGTGCCCGCAACGCCGAGCAGGCGCGCGGCAACGCCGCTTCCGCCGCGCTGCCGCCGCTGCCCGAGGCGGCCCATGACACGGTTCGCGCGGTCTACGACGACCTGATCCGGCCGCAGATCCATGACCGCTGGTAACCCGGCGCCCGAGCAGCCCGCCGCGCCCGGCCGGCCGGGGCCCGAGCCCGAGCCGTTGACGGGCTGGCCGTGGCTGACCGGCGGCATGCTCGCGCTGGTGGTGGGGGTCCTCTGGACGGCACAGGGATTCGATCTGGCCGATGACAGCATCATGAGCGGCAAAGCCGTGTTCGCGGCGACGGGCGCGGTGCTGGCCGCACTGGGCCTGGTGCTGATCGTGATGGGGGTACGCATCCGCGGGCGCTTCCGCCGGGCGCTGGTAGCGGCGGAGGAAACCCCAGCCGCGTAACCACAGCATTAAAGAATGCATGCTCCCGCCTTTTGGGATAACGGCCGCCGATGCATCGCCCAGAGTTACCGGGTACTGGTACAGCGGCGGCCACTGCGGCACCAGAAATGTCGTGCAACCGCGTAAAGAGTCGAGCGCGGACCCCTACTGGCTGTGCAACCGCGCAGTAAAGCGGCGGGGCCATCGGGAATACCGGACCCGGTCCGACGGCCGGGCAGAAATGCCTTGCGGCGGCTGGACAGCACCAGGTAACTGCGCACTCGAGAAGCAGGATCGCAACCGGGCGTTGCGGGCCGAGCGCGGCACCGTCTCAGCAGCCGAGCACGCTGAACTGCCGAGTGAAGAGCAGCCCCATCAAGGAGCAGGCCGACCCCGCGCCACCCGAACCTGCCCCGCCAACCGACTTGGCAAGCCACACCGCGAGACAGCCGATCCGATACCCGCCGAAGCCCCACCCCTCAGCACCATCTGCAACAACACCTATCGGTCGCGACACGGTCACTCTGGGCGATACGGGCAGCGGATCGTGAGGTCGGAGGTTTGAGCCGAGATGGATGGGGAATGCGAAAGCCCCGCATACTCGAAGATGATCGAGGATGCGGGGCTGACCGCTCGAGCCGATCTCCGCCAGGCGATCGGCGGCCGGCGTCGCCGCCGGCGGGTTGGTCTCAGATGGGGCGGACCTGCTCCGCCTGCGGGCCCTTCTGACCCTGGGCGATTTCGAACTCCACCCGCTGGTTCTCCTCCAGAGTGCGGTAGCCGCTCGTCTGGATGGCCGAGAAGTGGACGAACACGTCAGCACCCCCGCCGTCGACGGTGATGAAGCCGAAGCCCTTGTCTGCGTTGAACCACTTCACGGTTCCTTGCGCCATGCTGAACTCTCCTTCTGGAAATTCCCGGCCCCATGATGCAGGACCGATGGTCGTTTTCGAGCAGCGGCGCCGTGAACGGCTTCAGTACAGAGCGAAAGCTGACCACTAGAACCACTTACACAAAAACTGGCCACACTGTACCCGAAGAACCACCCGGAAAGCTTCCCCTCAGCCACATCAAGTCGACTCCGGCAGATGTGGAAAAGGCCCCCAGCAACGCTGGAGGCCTTGACCGCGGTCGATACAGCTTATTGTCTGACTTAATCCGGCCAGGTGCCGGTCACCTTGCGGACGCCGACGGCGCTGCCGCGGGTCGCGGCGGCCCGGACGACGGAGAAGATGGCTCCTTGCAGCGCCGCCGCGGCGAGCACCTCGACCCAGCCGCGCTCCTCGTCGTGGGCGTCCGGGGCGTCGTCGTCGCCGGCGGCGAGCTTCCACACCTGCTTGAACAGCGCGCCCGCCACCGCACCCGCGGCGAGGCCGACCAGGATGTTGGCCGGCTTGAGGGCGACCTTCTGCAGCTTGCCGCTCACCGGCGCCGCCCCCGCACGATCAGGATGATGCCGACCAGTGCCACCACGCCGGCCGCGATGACGGCGAGCGGGACGGGGTTCTGCCGTACCTGCTCGCGGGCATCCTGGGCCTTGTCGAGCGCACCGGAGTCACGGACGCGGTCGACGGCGTGCCCCACCTTGTCGCCGGACTGCGAGGTTGCCGCGCGGACCTTCTCGGACGCGGCGGCTGCGGCTGTGGCGGCTGACGCCCGTACCCGCTCGGTGGTCTCGACGACCTTGGCCTTGGCGTTCGCCTTGGTCAGCTCGACCTGCTCCTTGGCGCGGGCCTTGACGTCCGCCTTGGCCGCGAGGGCCTGGACCGTCTCGCCCAGCTCGGCGCGGGTCT includes:
- a CDS encoding trans-aconitate 2-methyltransferase — translated: MWDPKVYQRFGTERARPFFDLMGRVGAGSPGTVVDLGCGPGELTATLAERWPQARVVGIDSSPEMIGKAGALGVPVEFRVGDLAGWEPTADTGVVVTNAALQWVPGHQELLRQWAGALPDGAWFAMQVPGNFGAPSHRALREIGRSEPYAGMLGEVLREAPVSEPAEYAALFLAAGAEVDAWETTYLHLLPDTGAEHPVLRWLEGTALRPVKARLDDTLWASFRAALGARLAADYPARSGHVAFPFRRIFVVARGRQ
- a CDS encoding aldo/keto reductase; amino-acid sequence: MEKRRFGRLGRDVGVIGLGAWQLGADWGEVSEADAHATLAAAVDAGVTFIDTADVYGDGRSEQFVGSFIKGRPQLTVATKMGRRMAQEPGNYTLDNFRAWTDRSRANLGVDTLDLVQLHCPPTPVFSSDVVYDALDTLVEEKRIAAYGVSVEKVDEALAAIARPGTASVQIIFNALRLKPLERVLPAAQEAGVGIIARVPLASGLLSGRYDEHTTFAPDDHRNYNRHGEAFDVGETFSGVDYSTGLEAVRRLRSAVPQDTTMAQFALRWILDHPAVTVVIPGARNAEQARGNAASAALPPLPEAAHDTVRAVYDDLIRPQIHDRW
- a CDS encoding cold-shock protein; translation: MAQGTVKWFNADKGFGFITVDGGGADVFVHFSAIQTSGYRTLEENQRVEFEIAQGQKGPQAEQVRPI
- a CDS encoding DUF4235 domain-containing protein produces the protein MSGKLQKVALKPANILVGLAAGAVAGALFKQVWKLAAGDDDAPDAHDEERGWVEVLAAAALQGAIFSVVRAAATRGSAVGVRKVTGTWPD
- a CDS encoding DUF3618 domain-containing protein → MSDKNGSGGTKPDVEALREEIKQTRAELGETVQALAAKADVKARAKEQVELTKANAKAKVVETTERVRASAATAAAAASEKVRAATSQSGDKVGHAVDRVRDSGALDKAQDAREQVRQNPVPLAVIAAGVVALVGIILIVRGRRR